The Aedes albopictus strain Foshan chromosome 2, AalbF5, whole genome shotgun sequence region agaatttcttgtagTGCATAACTGTCAGATGCTTTAATGTCTTCTGCATGACATATTGAAAGTGTTCTTGCATACAATTGGGGTGGAACTTGCACAGCATTTATGGTGCAATATACACGGAAAAAGTTCTACGACAAATAAAATACACGAAAGATTAATACATAAATAAACAGAAAACCGGGATCAGAAGCACAAAATATTATCCTTATTCTAATTTAtttacttttattttattttatttattttttttcctttcctttTTCCCTAATCAATTTTGACAGCTGTATATTTGCTAATTCCAAACCAACTACATATTTTTCTTGTGTACATAAGTACTACAAGAGGCGATAAAAAAATGAATCACGAAAAGACAGTGATTAACACAATTGTCCATTCGGAACCTGAGGAAGTGGATATGGAAGTAGCTGAATCTAGGGAGAATGATCTGCTGAGTGATTCTGCCTCAGAAGTTCCGTCGTGTTCCTCTTCGATACTCAATACGCCGAAAAATGACCTGGTGGAAAGTGATAGTGACGACGATGGTATAAATGTTACTATCAAACCGATTTCCAGTGTGATTTTTAGGTCTGCTATCGAAAGTGAGATCAACAATAGTCGATCTCTAAGTGATAGTGAGCCTAAAATCAAATGGCGTAAAAATATGTCAAAAGGACAAAGGAATAaaatgaagaaatgtctggaagctGGGCTGAATAAACACGAAGCTCGGAAACAAGTATTTTCTAATGTTACTCCTGGCACTCCAAACACAACTAAAAGATTGAGAGAAGGTGAACAAGGTAGTAGTGAAGAGAACCCGAACGCAAAGAGGACGAAGGAGAACCTCTGTCCAAAGATGCGTGCGGGGTTAATCTCTTCTAACATCCAAGACAAATATATGAAGGAGAAGGAGACTGTTAAGAATTCAGGGAAGGCTGCATTAAAAGTTCCGGAATATTCTGGTAACCTGCCAGCCATTCCAAATTCAACAAAACACTACTATAGAGATGCGGCAAGGATGGTTAAAATGGGCATACTAGTAAAAGATTATCCAAATCATCAAATGACAACAGAGCAACTTGATGCTCTGCAGGAagcaattcttttaaaaatagagaATCAAAGACATGAGAAAGTTAAACCCAAATTTACAAAATGTAGCTATAGGCATGGTTATCTGGTCCTTGACTGCAAAGACTCAGTAACTGCAAATTGGCTAAAAGATGTAACTGGGATGCTCTCTCCTTGGGAAAATGCGGAACTAATTGCGTTGGATGAAAAAGATATTCCTCGCCCGGAAGTTTTTCATGCGTTCTTTCCCCTCAGTGCTGACTACAGCGATGAGCGGCTTAGAGGACTCATAGAGAGTCAGAATGATGGTCTAAGCACAAAAGGCTGGAGAATTCTAACCCGTTCAAACGCGAATAAACACGCAGAGTGGATGCTAAACGTAGATGAAGGTTCCTTGGAGATACTGTCGCAAAGAAACTTTATTCTAAACTTCCGCTTTGGCGAAACGCAGCTGAGAAAGGTGAAATATCCTGGGCAGCGTCATTCGGAGATAACTGCCACTCCTCCCAAAGGTAACGCATCAACTGTAGGTGCAAAATCGAACATAACGGAATATACAAAGGAACCTTTCATTGGTTCAAGCAGTAAAGATGGCCAGCATTCCACGAAAAGGAGTGTGCCTGAAAGGATGCCTGATAAGATGAGAGAAACCCGTGTATTTCTTGAAAATGAAAACGATAGGACCATCGCTTCCTGCAAAGGCAAAGAAAAGCGTTCACTGCCTTCTCATGAAACCGATTAAGTTCGTGCAGGTGAACCTCCATCACGCAAAGGGTgcgtctgctgtgttgagtcggaGGTTCTGTAAGCAAGGCTTGGGCGTGGCTCTAATTCaggagccatggtccaataaaggaAAAATACTTGGTATTGAAACACAAAATTGTAAGTTGTTCTATGACGAAACTCAGAGTTCACCTAGAACTGCTGTATTAATTGATAAAACACTCAAATGCTATCCAATTACAGAATTTATTAAAcgagacattgttgcggtcatggtggaGGTACCAACAACTAGGGGAAAAACAGAGGTCGTTGTGGCTTCAGCGTACTTCCCTGGTGATGATACTGTGgttcctcctcctgagatcgatCCATTCGTCCAAAAATGCAGAGAAATCAACAAGCCATTCATTCTTGGGTGTGACGCCAACGCCCATCATACGGTGTGGGGAAGTACGGATatcaacagtcgaggtgagtgccTATTGGATTATCTCTCAGCAAGTAACATAGATATATGTAATAAGGGAAATGAACCAACTTTTTCAAACGCAATCAGACAAGAAGTTTTAGACTTGACTTTATGCAACGCtgcaatttatgaaagaatttcaaacTGGCATGTGTCGGATGAAACCTCTTTGTCTGATCATAGACATATTATGTTTGAATGGAAGGAAGGCGATTGCCTTGCTACTACAttcagaaatcccaggaaaacaaactgggatcaatatgtacaaAATCTGAATACGAGCTTAGTAACGGAGAGGGGAAAGATTGATTCAATTCAGGAATTAGAATCCTTTTCTCAAAAGTTAAACGATAAGATACTCAGTTCATTTTACCAAAGCTGTCCTACCAAACGAGCGTCCTCAAACAGAGACGTGCCGTGGTGGAGTACAAAACTTGAACGACTTCGGAAAATATCTCGTAAAATGTTTAATAGAGCGAAAGCTACTTCAGACTGGTCTCAGTATAGGAAGTCTTTAACTgaatataataatgaaataagGAAAGCTAAACGAAGATCTTGGGTTCGAACATGTGAAAACATCAGCAATACCCCTGAAGTTGCAAGGCTACAGAAATTGCTAGCAAAAGATCACACCAGTGAACTCGGATATTTAAAACGTAATGATGGGGATTTTACAAAAACTCCTCGCGAAACTTTAGACTTAATGATGGAGACTCATTTCCCTGGATCGGTTCAATGTGCAGATCCGGTAAGATCTGAAGGCCTTGATGGTGAAAGGTGTTCTATGAAGACATCTTACATGTCTACCAGAACAGAAAACATCAGTCCAGATCTAGCCGACAATATCTTCACGAGAGCCAGAGTAGAGAATGcagttagatcttttcagcctttcaaATCTGCTGGAGTAGACGGAATATTTCCTGCACTTCTTCAAAAGGGCGAGGCAGTTTTAATTCCGTCTCTAATAGAGATTTTCAAGGCAAGTATAAGATTGAACTacattccatcaaaatggagaaaaGTAAAAGTCATTTTTGTACCAAAGGCAGGGAAGCGGAATAGGACGCATCCTAAATCATACAGACCCATCAGTCTTTCATCAGTTTTGTTAAAGACTATGGAGAAAGTTCTTAACGATTTTATTAGTTCAAACTACATGCAAGAACATCCACTATCAGAAACCCAGTTTGCATACCAATCTGGGAAGTCAACAGTCACGGCGTTGCAATCTCTGGTGTCTAAAGTGGAAAAAACACttacagcaaaagaaatagcactATGTTCATTTTTGGATATTGAAGGTGCTTTTGATAACACTTCCTATTCTTCGATGGCTCGTGCCATGGTAAAAAAGGGCTTTGATACGGCTATCATTAACTGGATTCATTctatgcttgcaaaaagagaaatcatttctgagctaggtgggtcgtctATAATGATTAAGGCAACGAAAGGTTGTCCTCAAGGAGGGGTCCTTTCACCActgatgtggtccttagttgtagacgatctgctAAGAAGCTTGGAGACACTTGGTTTCGAGGTTGTAGGCTTCGCAGATGATATTGTCATCATAGTAAGAGGAAAGTTTGATAGTATCATTTCAGAGAGAATGCAACAGGCTCTGCAATTTACCCATTCATGGTGTGTGCAGGAAGGCCTTAACGTCAACCCCTCAAAAGTAGTAATTGTTCCGTTCACTAGGAAAAGGAAGTTCAACCTCAAAACATTGAAGATTGGAGGTGTACAAATGCGTCTTAGTGAACAAGTTAAGTACCTTGGTGTAATATTAGACGCCAAATTAAACTGGAATGCTCATATTGAGTATGTAATTGGCAAAGCTACCAGTGCTTTTTGGTGCTGCTCCAAAACGTTTGGAAGAAAGTGGGGcttaaaaccaaaaatgataaaatggatttacacatCTATTATACGTCCCAAAGTAACGTACGCTTCGCTCgtgtggtggccaaaaacaaaagaggccacTGCGCAGGCTAAGCTTGCAAAACTTCAACGCCTGATGTCCATCGCTGTAACGGGAGCGATGCGAAGTACTCCGTCAAAATCGTTAGATGCAATTCTTTATttgctaccattgcatgaatttgtgcaatTAGAAGCGGAAAAGAGTATGATCAGATTAAAACGGTTGAAGGA contains the following coding sequences:
- the LOC134288657 gene encoding uncharacterized protein LOC134288657 gives rise to the protein MNHEKTVINTIVHSEPEEVDMEVAESRENDLLSDSASEVPSCSSSILNTPKNDLVESDSDDDGINVTIKPISSVIFRSAIESEINNSRSLSDSEPKIKWRKNMSKGQRNKMKKCLEAGLNKHEARKQVFSNVTPGTPNTTKRLREGEQGSSEENPNAKRTKENLCPKMRAGLISSNIQDKYMKEKETVKNSGKAALKVPEYSGNLPAIPNSTKHYYRDAARMVKMGILVKDYPNHQMTTEQLDALQEAILLKIENQRHEKVKPKFTKCSYRHGYLVLDCKDSVTANWLKDVTGMLSPWENAELIALDEKDIPRPEVFHAFFPLSADYSDERLRGLIESQNDGLSTKGWRILTRSNANKHAEWMLNVDEGSLEILSQRNFILNFRFGETQLRKVKYPGQRHSEITATPPKGNASTVGAKSNITEYTKEPFIGSSSKDGQHSTKRSVPERMPDKMRETRVFLENENDRTIASCKGKEKRSLPSHETD